In Camelina sativa cultivar DH55 chromosome 17, Cs, whole genome shotgun sequence, the genomic stretch CttaattttctaaaagaaaCGATAATACCTGCCGGCAAAGTTGTGGCCCTCGCAGCTTTTACTTCGCTGATTATCTCCTCTTGTTGCTTTGAAAAAAAAGCAGCTACAAAATAAGTAATGTTTGGTGCAAACAACAACCACGTCAATTCCTTTAAGACCATCACAATGCTTTTATAACCACTTCGGAGAAGTTTTGGAAGCATGGACCTACCAGGTTTTGGTTAAATGACAACGGTTTTTTGAATAGATTTCACCACCCTCTAAGAGATAGAGGTAGAAGTCCGATGCCGTGTCAGAAGACATAGAAAAACAGAGGGCTATAAACACAGACGGCTAATTACAGGAAGGTAAGAAACGGTGTCGTGTGACTTCGTCCTCCCATTCAACTCTTTCTATCCATTCTTCGTCGTGGTATTTTATGACAAATGCTTCAACCTTGCAGACGCTTTTAGAGTCCAGTGGAAGCTTTCTCAGCTTTGAACAATCGCCTTCCATAGAGATCAATCTCAGACGTTGAAAAGGCAGAGCATTCCAGTAGATGCTCTTCAGTTCAGGCAAATCCTCCAAGATCATGCATTCTAGTTTCTGGAAAGGAAGAATAACACATGACTCCTCTAAAATACTTGCAGCTTGCTCTTTGCTTATTATATTCTCTAGATGCTTTAAACTCTCGACGCCAAGATGAATAAGGTTTGGAGCAAACAGCAGCCACGTCAAATCCTTTAAGCCATCACACCTTCCTATTTCCACAGTAGAGAGGTTTGAGAAGCATGGACTTGTTACATTTTCGTTCCATGTTGTCTTCTCTATCTTTATCTCCCACATTCCACAATCCCATATGGAGAGTTCACAGAGAATACTTGTAGCTTGCAAAACTAATACTTTTGGTGATTCTTCCCGACGGTCCTCAATAGAAATGTGTTGTATACATCTCCCTACTCTGGGATAATACAACAATTCCCCAACCAAACTTGACACGATATTTGTGCTTATGAGTTTCAAATGTTCTAAAAGCTGAAGCTCTTTCATTAGGCTCATATCTAGCCACACCTTGGATTCCAGTAGTCTCAACGTCCTCAAACTCAACAAATTTGATATCCCGTATAAACTCTCAAGTTTGCTCGTGAACGACAAATTCAAATATGTTAGCATTTTCAACTCTTGTAAACCGGAAGGTAGTCGCTCTATCTTTGTCGCTGACAAGTTAAGATATCTCAAGGAAACTAACCCTGAAATTTGCTCTGGCAATCCTGTGAGACTAACATTATATGATAAATCCAGAACTAGCAGCCTAGACATAGACTGAAAGAATTCACCTGATATAGTTGCTAATTTGCGGTTTTCCCCTAGGAGGAGAGTTGTAAGTTCAGGGCAGTCGAGGTTCTCAGATATCTTTTCAATCTCGTTTTCCATCAATGACATTCTCCTCACATTCTTCCAGTTCTTCACTTTTGGTACCTCACATAACCCAAGACTGGCTCGCACGATACACTTTTCCCTATTTTTCCCAAGGTCAGATGCTATCCATAGCGCCATCTCCCGTACCACATCATGCATTTTCACATGTGATTCGTTTTTTGCTTCCAACAACAAACATGCACGTACAAAGGTACCGATTCTCTCATAGCCTTGGTTTAATCCCCTCTCTATACCTTCCTTTTCATCTATGAATCCTTCACCCATCCAATACTCTATcaatctctttttatttaaaaggcAATCTTCAGGAAACAGAGAGCAATAGAGAAAACATGATTTCACCAGCTCACCATTTAAAGCATCATAGCTATACTTTAAAATTGGAAGTATCTCATCTTCCACGCCTGAAAAATCTGGGGCAGATGAAGTTAAAATGTCAATTGCCCGATGCCACTCTTGTACTGTGTTTTTGCATGCCATAGTTTCGCCAATGACATTGAGTGCCAATGGTAGGCCACGACATTTTGCCTAGACTTTTCTTGCGAGTTCAGGTATATCTGGGTTGCTTCCCAGTGTGTTTTCTCCAACTTTGTTTTTGAACAAGTCCCAGGCTTTTTCAGTTTCCAGACAACTGACTTTGATTGGGTCATCAACCCCCATGCGCCCACACACATCTCGAGACCGGGTGGTAAATGCTATTTTGCATCCGTTTTCTCTGTTGGGATACGGGATTCCAATCACATTTAAGTTCACTTTCTCCCATATATcatccaacaacaacacaaacttcTTCCTCTTAAGAACATTGTGGACGTCAAGGCCTCTCTGTATTTCGTTTTTCTCGTCCCACTCTTTCCCCTTAAGGCCTAGTTTTTCCCCAATGGCCCCTTGAATCTTATGGACTGTTGCATTTTTGGACACCACAACCCATATCACAACATCAAACCCACCACCTAGTACATAAAACTTATTGTTGATCTGCGTGAGAAGGGTGGTTTTGCCTACTCCACCCATACCATACATACCCACAATCCCGACTTTATCTTCCATTAGACAGTTCCATAGCCTTTCGAGCATTGTTTCCTGACCAATAATTGTGGGTTGAATAGGCAACTCTTCTACCTCAGCTATAGGAGCTGCCTCAGTCACCACATCGAATTCTCCTTGAGAACTAAGACTATGAATCTCCTTCAACATCAAGATAACCCTCTTCCCATAACGATAgctcattttcaaatttttggagCAAAAACCACAAAGACACAACCTTTGAAGCTCAAGCTTATTACTAGTAAGAAGATCATTAAATTGGTTTTCAATGGTTAGGATACTCGTAAGCCATTTCTGAACTTGAACAAGCCTTCGATGATGCCCAGTAAACTCTTCTCTGTTTACCCTTCCTTGCACATCATCTCGCTTCGCCTTGAGCGCTCCCATGGCTTTCTCCAAAGACGCTAGATTCTCGGCGAGGTTGTGAACATAACTCCCCTTGAGGCATAACCATTGCGAGACTTGATTCACCACTGGATCACATGACATCGAGACAGAGAAACAGCCTCCCATTGCTGCCCAATACAGAGAGAGAACACTTCAGAAACCAAAACTAGAAGCTACTCAATGATTAGAAAGGTAGAAAAGATAAGATATGATTTTGAATAATGCTGTCTCCGGAAATATCAtatagcaaaagaaaagatttttgtGTTACTGTAAGCATCATAGAAGACAAAAAATCTAACTTCTTTCATCTGAATTGGTCCCACAACATATTTATGGAAACGAGCCACGCCACCCATATAGTAAACAGTCATGGAAAGAACCCACCCATATAGTAAAACCTAGTTGAGAAGTGCCAACAGAGATCTGTTTGTTTCGTTCTTTCTAATAAAATCTCCAACAAACAACTGTTAAAGAAAAGGCGCAAAATAGCTAAGAATCATCTAAAAGAACATCAAAGTGTGTTAAGGGTTTATGGTTCTGTATAATTGCAATCATCTTGAGCTCAGATACGGGACTTGCTAACTCACAAACAACATTTCAACTTTTCTAAGAGAAATAGATTAACTTCAGAAAGGCGCACTTCTAAAAACTCTTCACAGAGACAATTCATCATGCAAGTGGTGTGCACATTGGAATTGATCAGAACGGCCAATTATATAGTGTATAACCATAACTCTAGACTGACTAACCGAACCCAGACCCAGAAACCAATTCAACTGAAACATACAACATATACACAAATAGAGAACAGACACATTTGCAATCTCTCACGACAAAAACGACAAACCCGAATGTAGAATTGTAAAGAGATGATTACTTGTCTAAGAGAATGACCACGGTCCTTGGCCTTTGCATCACCATCGCTTGAACTCGTCTCGAGGGAAGCAATGTGGCCATACCCCTCGGAATCCATCCTTCGTTAATAGTATTTTTCATCCAAACTcgtctcttcttttgttttcctttatgTCTGTTTTTCTGACGGATGTTTGGCCGTTGCCTTTCAACGGTTCTTGACGTGTTTTTGATCCGTCGATCCAAATATCGCCACGTCTGAACTGGGACTCCACATTAACTCTGGATTCGAgagattttttattcattttaaatttcaatgttCTTATTAAGCCGGTCTAAACCGGAATTGTTTGTTACCAGTAACAGAGTCAGACAGAGGTGTAGTGAACCGAAATTTTAGGTGTCATCCTCGGGCTTACATGAATGTTGattatgttcttttattttcaccACTACAATACTTCTTATCATTTAGAAGTTACGCAAgttgttttgagagatttgaccTTCACCACAGAATCAGATCATGGTAGTCAGACGTCAAAGGACATGCAGAGTAGAGTATGCATCTATCTAatcaaaaattgaaacttgcatcagtTTGAAATTTCGGTTTCGCCTGAACTACAATGTCAAAAACTACCATAACAAGAAACAAACCCGAGTCGAAAACTACCATAACAAGAACTTGAACTACAAAATGTCAGTGCCATAAGCTAA encodes the following:
- the LOC104755496 gene encoding LOW QUALITY PROTEIN: disease resistance protein RFL1-like (The sequence of the model RefSeq protein was modified relative to this genomic sequence to represent the inferred CDS: substituted 1 base at 1 genomic stop codon), whose amino-acid sequence is MGGCFSVSMSCDPVVNQVSQWLCLKGSYVHNLAENLASLEKAMGALKAKRDDVQGRVNREEFTGHHRRLVQVQKWLTSILTIENQFNDLLTSNKLELQRLCLCGFCSKNLKMSYRYGKRVILMLKEIHSLSSQGEFDVVTEAAPIAEVEELPIQPTIIGQETMLERLWNCLMEDKVGIVGMYGMGGVGKTTLLTQINNKFYVLGGGFDVVIWVVVSKNATVHKIQGAIGEKLGLKGKEWDEKNEIQRGLDVHNVLKRKKFVLLLDDIWEKVNLNVIGIPYPNRENGCKIAFTTRSRDVCGRMGVDDPIKVSCLETEKAWDLFKNKVGENTLGSNPDIPELARKVXAKCRGLPLALNVIGETMACKNTVQEWHRAIDILTSSAPDFSGVEDEILPILKYSYDALNGELVKSCFLYCSLFPEDCLLNKKRLIEYWMGEGFIDEKEGIERGLNQGYERIGTFVRACLLLEAKNESHVKMHDVVREMALWIASDLGKNREKCIVRASLGLCEVPKVKNWKNVRRMSLMENEIEKISENLDCPELTTLLLGENRKLATISGEFFQSMSRLLVLDLSYNVSLTGLPEQISGLVSLRYLNLSATKIERLPSGLQELKMLTYLNLSFTSKLESLYGISNLLSLRTLRLLESKVWLDMSLMKELQLLEHLKLISTNIVSSLVGELLYYPRVGRCIQHISIEDRREESPKVLVLQATSILCELSIWDCGMWEIKIEKTTWNENVTSPCFSNLSTVEIGRCDGLKDLTWLLFAPNLIHLGVESLKHLENIISKEQAASILEESCVILPFQKLECMILEDLPELKSIYWNALPFQRLRLISMEGDCSKLRKLPLDSKSVCKVEAFVIKYHDEEWIERVEWEDEVTRHRFLPSCN